The following is a genomic window from Podarcis raffonei isolate rPodRaf1 chromosome 5, rPodRaf1.pri, whole genome shotgun sequence.
agtggtacctcgggttaagtacttaattcattccggaggtctgttcttaacctgaaactgttcttaacctgaagcacaactttagctaatggggcctcccactgccaccgcgcctccggagcacaatttctgttcttatcctgaagcaaagttcttaacccaaggtactatttctgggttagtggcgtctgtaacctgaagcgtctgtaacccgaggtaccactgtattttcaccaATGGATACTTTTCTCCCAGGACAAGTAATGCTACTTTGTAAGCAAATGAGTTAAAGAATGGCAGGAGttgtcatagaataatagaatcatagaatcatagagttggaagagaccacaagggccatcgagtccaaccccctgccaagcaggaaacaccatcagagcactcctgacatatggttgtcaccCAGTCCTGACTGGGCTCCCCTATGGATGCTGGTTCAACTTTTAAAACTAGTCATATTAATAGCTATCACACAATTGACATCATAACTAGTTAATAACTGACCTAATTTTCATGGTTGATTTCAGTAGGTTTTAAAACTTGTCTAATGCTGTGGTCAACTATTAGTATTGTGCAATTTGACTTACAGAGTATGaagaaaggcttttttttttttaaagtccatatTAGTTTGAATCAGCATGTGAAATTACATGACTTATTTACTATTGTTCTGAAACTTGAAATACCACAAAAATGCTTACAAAGGAGAAAAGGTTTGGGATTGTCATGCTGGCGAGTTAGTTTCACCTGCTGCACAATCTGGTGATTTTCATACATAAACTGAGGGGCTAATCTCTCCCCCGCCCTCTTCTCATCAGGATCCTAATAAATTCTTTGAAcaattcattaatttcattgattCCTGCTGTGTCATCTGATGGTCGGGCTAAACATATATCAGTTTTCTCATTTAGCATAGCAGTTCACTTTTATTCCTTTGAATAACCTAGACATTAAAATGATAGGTCAATTCCACCCCCATGTGTGAAAATTTCTAACTTGCAGCTGACTTACATTGTGAATGAATTCAGAACAGAAAAGCAGGCATGCCAACAGCTTTATTCTGCTTTTCACCTGTGAGTAGTTATTTGCAGTAATTATAGTGGATGGCAATAGGATAAATCCACTAAAGTAATAATGAAACAAAGAGACTCAACTGTACTTTTCAAAGCCTATATGAAATACTATTGCTCCAAGAAGCATGTATTTTGTTCTTCATGAAAAGCagatcaaaaaacaacaacagctacagTATAAAGGAAATAGTTTGATGCTATGATCTACCAGATTTCATTTCTTGATCCAGATGTGAATATTGGACACAAACACATCAAAACCTGCATCAATATAATCCAAATTTTCCATTAAAACACCTTCTCTTTTTTGTAATTGGAGTTATACAAATATTCATGTACccctatttttaatatttgttggattTCCAAAATTAGGAGGGACACAATAGATGGACAAGTATATTGAAACACAGAATGGGTTTCAAGGGAGATAGGCTATGATACCATCCTCTTACCACTGGGAACCGTGCttagcttaaaaaaaaaggtataaaagctagatttttaaaaaagtaaaagagaATCTCTCTGAATACTGATAGCACAGTCTTATTCATGTCTAATAAAAAATGTaagccccattaagttcaatgggctTAGCCTCCAGGAAactctgtataggattgcagcccaagttgTACACCCAGATACTTGCACAGAGGGGGCTCACTTTTCCAAGAGATGCAACCTACCTCACAGCCACCAGCACTGAGATGCTTTCAGAGTAGCGACAGCAGGTAAACGATACACTAAATCAACTCCAGTTCAATACTGACTTGACGTAAACTGGCAGTTTCCACAAGCCCTAGGATGCAAACTTAGATGAGTGTGGAAAGACAAAGCACAGAAAAGCTTAATTCTGAGTAGTTCCTGAAGCAAATGGAAGAGACAAGAGAAAGGTGCATGGCTCAAAACATGCATAATAATTCCAAGTGTTAAATTTTATGAAAAGTGTAAGGTGAAAAGAGAGTGAAAAATAACTCTCTTTGGCATTTTCACATAATGTGAAAAATAGCCTTTAGACAAAGAAGTGAGTGTGAAAATGCATGCAGAGCTCTACATGAGGTTATCTAACATGATGTGTAGACTAGGGGTTGTGCTGCTGCTCACATTGCTTGCCAACTCCACCTAGCCGCCCCCTGCCAAACTCCCTACTCCTCTGCCAAACCTTTTCCTTGACACCTCTCCAAACACCAACCCATGATTATGTGAACTGCAGCATGATAATGTccttacaattttattatatgctaagaaatacatttattttaaaattaattttctcaTTAACTCATGCGCCCCATAGCTCCCACAATTCCTTGCAATATGAAAGCACTCCTTCTTAATGCTCCACCCTTTCAGCCCCACATTCAAGTAACCACTAGAGAATGCCCAATGGACATAGCAATGGACATAAGTGGagctccacctgcctgcctgctttgggTGTTGCTGCCTGATgacttcctcttccttagtcAAAGTGGTTCCATCTGTCATTGGCTCCACCTCCTGTTAGTCACCTTACAAGTCGTAATGGACAGCAGCCAAGGGAAGAGATTTGTCTCAATCACCCTTTAGCCACTGtgttatactacagtggtacctcgggttaagtacttaattcgttccggaggtccgttcttaacctgaaactgttcttaacctgaagcaccactctagctaatggggcctcctgctgcagctgcgccgccggagcacgatttctgttctcatcctgaagcaaagttcttaacccgaggtaatatttctgggttagcagagtctgtaacctgaagcgtatgtaacctgaagcgtatataagccaaggtaccactgtatttgtatcttTCAGAATATGGGAATGACTTACTGGGGCCAtaaccaaactaagcctcctagagcagtgatggccaaacttggccctccagctgttttttggacaacaactcccatcatccctcactaacaggccagtggtcagggatgttccaaaacacaaaacagctggaaggcagagtttggccatcactgccctagagCAAAagaaggcttagtttggtcagaatcgagtatacacTTCCAAAGTTAAttctaaatacattacttctgataaatgagccaccatagtcgCTAGAGAGGCATGGAAAGTTGTGCCCTGGGCTTTTTAGgctcgtctacccatgtactatctgaaaccagagGAGTgtgttggttgccagatgtgaaacatattggcattattttcagctctcctaccccactagtaAGCCAAACTTTGGCTTAGCTCAGTAACGTATGGCAGTGAAAAGGACCAGGAAGGAGCAAACCAGCTACAAGGTCTTCTCCAGAAGCCCACATATCAGCATGATCTGGCTAAGCCATAGTTTACCATGCTGAGCAAACCAGGTATCTCCCCCACCGTTTGGGAAGCAAATGAAGAAAGCTCTGACCAAAGGCAAGTCACCATTGTGTCTTTTACACATTTATAACAACAGAATGAATTGGCCCTATGTGTGTATATACTAACCCTTTGCTATTCCTTCTTCATGTTTTCAGAAAGCAAACACAAACAAGAAGCTGAGTTTCACCCCCCAAATGTACATTGCCAAAAAATTCTATATGggcaaaatgaaaaaaacaacaacactcaaatCTACAAAATTTGAGCTTTCTAATGAATTATTTGATTATGCAAAGCttcaaaggaacacaggaagctgctttatattgagtcagaccattggtccatttagctcagtgttgtctacctACATGGAGACACCAGTGATTTAACCTGAGATCTtcggcatgcaaagcaggtgttctcccccctgagccacagccctttcaGATCTTTACTGTTCATGGTTGGAGTGATTTTCCTGTCACTATGGCAACACTTTACTGCAGACCAAAGTTCAATGATTTTACAACTTTATTACCACTGCTGTTAGTTCAAAGTTTATGGGCATGACTTTCTGCCAACACAGATACCAGTAACAGGGTCCCCATTATTCAGCAGCAGAAGGGAAGCTTTTCTTCACTGGATTTCTCATTTAGAGAACTAAGAATCGAGGAGGGAAATCTTACTGCACCTCAGAAAAACACTTTTCTGATAAAATGCCATCCAAGAGAAAATCCCTGATGtttgcttctgcttttttcaCCAGTGTTATCTCCTTGGTGATAGTTTGCCTTGTTCTTGCAACCAAAAATTGGGTTTCAAGTGAGATTAAATTCGGTGATGTAAATTCCACTGAGACAATATTCATTACATATGGACTCTTTGAAGGATCTTGTTCAAAGAACGTGCAAAATGGACTTAGTGTTGAGGATACCCCTTTCCAAGGTAACTATCTGCTGAAGTAAATATAAAGAGTTATTGTTGGGAGCTGTTTGGTTTAATGCTGTCTGTTTACTTGGGTATTGTGAACCATGGCTTTAATTTCTTTATGTGGATACTTTTATGGAAGAGAAGAGTAGCACCAGGAAGCAAAGAGCTGTAAAATAAGAATGGCAAACATTGTTACAAGCAAACTCTCTAAAAGAAAATTGACAAAATAGTCCATGACTTACGGCATGAAAATGATAAGAATTAGCTGAAGCTGAAAGATAGTTAcagagaaagtgtttccagaaagATAGCTCTGTTTGTATTTGTATTATCTTAATTCAAGCTATAGGTGATAGAATTTCATGTCTTGTGTTAATTCACCAATTTTCCTTCCTAATAATGGCCACTTTCACACCAGCAGTAGGGTGTCCTGGGAGGCTGAAATGTCCTAGTGATTACTAGATATTACCATTTTGGATGTTAAATTTTGTGTCCATTTATTCTGTTGCACAGGGACTGGCCATTTTGTCTTGTGTAGAATGCGGAAGGCCATTGCTAGCATATCATAGAATTATTACATCAGAAGAATAGCAGGTGAACAAATGCTTGATGTCAGCCAACTTTATTAGGTCCTATAGTGGTCTTGCTGGAATACATGTTTTCATCTtcaatttatttgtatgccagtTTTCACGGTAAACCTTGCTCACAGAAGCAGAACTACATAAAAGAAGTttgtatataaaataaagcattgGCTAAATATAATTCACTGACAATTACGAAACATAATATTAGTATGACTTTTTTTTAATAGGCCAAACATCTCATATGCACTGGCTTGGGTCCTaagttaatttaatttaatttaaggaAGTTCACAGAAAGAAAGTTTCATGTCTACTCTTTCCCTGTGTGATCAGTAATAAGTGCAAGTGAGCCAACTGGAATACAATTAGATCTGGTTCATGGTTATCATTTGATAACAATGTTGTATCTTCTTCCTTACATATTTAGACTTCATACACCACAGCAAAGTCCAAGCAGGGTTTCTCCTTTGTTTCCTGAATGCTAGCTAGTGCCCTTGGTATTCTATGAATTGTTCATTTAGTTATTGTTCATAGTTCTGAAGGGCAAAGTTTCTAAAATGCTAGATGGATGCATACCAAATGCATCCGAGTGAATAAttgataaaaagagagaaaggaaaagcaaagGCTGAAATGGCTGGGAGAAACCACCATTCGCATCCTCTTGTCACTAGGCTTTTCACCAAGTAGTGCCACGATTTATAATGGGATGAATCCAGACCTGCTATGAGCAGAATTCTGCTAAAGGGATACTCCCACTTGAAAAGGGGGAAGAGAGGATGTTGGCCAATTTCCTCTGTGCCCCATGAAATGCTGCTCAAGAGAGTTGGTGGACCCTCCAGGAAAGCATGGCAGGTGGGCTAGGGAATgcaatggggagaggagagattggCAAAAATTGCCTTATCCACTTTCTTCATCATGGAGCCCTGTGGATGAGAGGACAAGACCCACTGCAGCATATATTCCACAAGTGTCTTGATCTTAATGGGTACTTCTCAGTGAACACCCTTTTATATCatgtagagcatgggtaggcaaactaaggcctggggcccggatccagcccaatcgccttctgaatccggcctgtggacagtctgggaatcagtgtgtttttacatgagtagaatgtttccttttatttaaaatacatctctgggttatttgtgggacctgcctggtgtttttacatgagtagaatgtgtgcttttatttaaaatgcatctctgggttatttgtgggggataggaattcgttcatatttttttccaaaatatagtccggctccccacaaggtctgagggacagtggactggctccctgctgaaaaagtttgctgacccctgatctagagtttCATCAAATTACTGAACATTGTATAAATGAAGACCACAACATTTTGGAGATCTGCTATTTTCCTTTGAAATCACTCAGTAGGTTTCAGTTTCCCATGAAAGTCCATTTTAAAGCCCAAATGTTTGCTTTTCACAGAAATTTGGTTTACTAAACTTTGAGTTCCTTCATTCAAGGATTTATTTTCTAAGTACCAAGTCTTTTAGAGTTTGTAAGTGAAACTATAGTGTCAGGTAGACTAGAACAACATAATTGTTCTGTAATAATGCCATAAACGAGTAAGTTTAAGAAATTGTAGAAATCCTGTGCCAAAATACCATAGGTATATCAGTGGGTGTCTACATAAAGCCTCCAAGTTCAATGGCACTATacctttaattgttgttgtttagtcatttagttgtgtccgactctttgtgaccccatggaccagagcacggcagggactcctgtcttccactgcctctcgcagtttggtcaaaatcatgctggtagcttcgagaacactgtccaaccttctcgtcctctgtcatccccttctccttgtgccctccatctttcccaacatcagggtcttttccagggagtcttctcttctcatgaggtggccagagtattggagcctcagcttcaggatctgtccttccagtgagcactcagggctgatttccttaagaatggttaggtttgatcttcttgcaatccatgggactctcaagagtataCATTTAATTATATGATATTAAATATAAGCAacagggagatttttttttttatttctttcctgctTGTGAATGtgcagaagcatctggttggcactGTTGGAAACAATACACCAAACTAGATAGAGCTTGTTCTGATCCACTATGGCAGTTCTTACATCCCATGGAtttatatatttctttacataCTATGGAAGTTGCAAAACCTCATCCCCTGATGCCACATACTTCTCTATTGCATTGGGCACTGATCTCTTGTATACAACTTCTGTTGATACAGAGCACAGTGCTGATAATGGTGGAGATTGAGCCTGAGAGCAGAATGTAAGACAAGCTGTAAAATTCTGTAGCGTGAATTAGATCGATGCCTTTATACCACAGTTCTTGGGCTGCAAGGAATTTGCTGGCAAGAGCAATTTGCTTGTATATTATAAGGTCAGTTAATTAGTAGCCTCACTGCAAACTAACAAAGACCTCTGATATTATCCCCTAAATTTATTGTGACTGCTACTCCACTGAACAGTAAACTTGATCTTCTCTTTTATGTCTTGGAAGTTAACAGTGCAAGGCATACAAAGCTCTATCAAAGTACTGGGCTCTTAATAGCCTGCCATTAATGATTTGTATGATGCAATAAACAAACGTGGCTGCTTGGACTCTTCCAAATATAGGCAGAATGAACTGGTTTTATTCTGAAATATTTATCTGACATACTGTGAATTGAGTTTTCATTCTGCCGGTACAGAAAAGGCAGCACTGACAATCCTGGCTTGATTAGATTTGCATAAATACTTGTGAATAAGTTTTTTTTGTGAGGAAATTATAATCTCTCTTTGAGACATACACATGTACCTTAGTTCTCAATAAATGCTTCCTACAATGTGGGAAATGGATGGGCAAGGAATTATCAAATGAGATATGTTATCTTAAGGGGAATATAAATTGAGTGGTTAATATCTGCAATAAACGGTCATTATGCCCATTCACCAGGCCACCTGGAGTATATGTACATAATCCTTCCATGAACAGGAAAATGTGCACAGTTCTATGTGCATAGGTGCATGGTTTCAGATAAAATTATATGAATGCCATGAAGGGGACAGCAAGCATGATCACAACTCCTCTCCCACATACTCATACAtgagagagaggggtgtgtggaaggCTCATTTATCAGCTGAATCACTGCTTCTGATACCATCTATATAACTATGAAATTTAGTTCCCAGACAGTTTTGCGATGACCATAATATTTTTCTATGCAACATCAAGAGTTGTAAACTTGCAGCTGCCCATCTACTTAGAAGCTTGTCATACTCTACTAGGTACAATGGTACATGCTCAGTTAGGCTATTTTTCAAACGGGTATTCCTTCATGTCTAAATGTTTGAACTTCAGGGATAAATTACaaaaacagtaattaaaaaaaaatagtgaaaGACTGAATGAGCTAAACATACAAGAATATGTATAAGTCAACTTGTCCAAATCCCAATGTAGAAGGGCAATTTCTCTAGAATCAGACATGTCTGATCATATTTGATAGCCCCTTCTGTTTCTTAGCAATACTATATAGttagctttaaaaaaattccatCCATAGAAACCAGTTGACACAAGGTGATTTTCATCTGAAGTATTTAATCACTGTATCTACTGATACTAACTATGATGTATTATTTTTCAGTTgtagatttgctggaaaatactAAAACGAAGGGTTTCAACACTGTGATTATTATTCTGCTAGTTCTTAGTTTGATCAGCTCCTTCCTCAGTTCTGGATTTACATGCTACAATGCCGTTAGCAACCCCTACCAAACCTTTTTGGGCCCTATTGGGGTCTATACCTGGAATTCTATATCTGGTAAGTaatatacattgttgttgttgttgttgttggcatccttctgtctcaggagacaatgaagaagtgcacctttggggtgaagtcaaaccgttggagagttacagcacctgctgtggctgtagagaccaatatgggagagacatgctcTATTGTAGGTGGGGCAAGTGAAGACGTCTGGTTTTGCTACTATGGGTACACTATgggtttttcttctctctgtgttcctcccagctgtcatttctcctctggtcactgcttgTGGATACATGACCCGACTGTCTCCAGACACTGTGGTCTTCTGCAAtggattcccacacagtggggGTCAATGTTGCCAACGTTCACGTTACATGTGCAGATATCTTTGTAACatttggtctgccaatgggcctgatgCCTTAAACCAGCTTCCCACAGAGTATGTCCCTGGGGACCTTGCTATCtgccattctgtggacatgaccaagccagtgtggACATACggttttaaaaatatgatattGCCAGTTTAAGGCCAGTGAGACCATGCACCCACTTTCCCTTGGTCTCAAGTTCAAAATCCAGATAGGGATAATGAAATACCTGGGACCAGGAAAGATGACTTACATTGTCCTGGTCAATTTTGCTGTATGACCCGAGAAACCCTCCTCTGAGGTGGTCATACTTATTTGTTGCTTACATCCGTAGCTGGCAGGAAGAGTTACACAGTG
Proteins encoded in this region:
- the CLRN3 gene encoding clarin-3 encodes the protein MPSKRKSLMFASAFFTSVISLVIVCLVLATKNWVSSEIKFGDVNSTETIFITYGLFEGSCSKNVQNGLSVEDTPFQVVDLLENTKTKGFNTVIIILLVLSLISSFLSSGFTCYNAVSNPYQTFLGPIGVYTWNSISGICSLLGLFLFPANVEVNELSVELAAPCGPSKDATLSNTYGYSYWIVLLIVLSNAAAIIIIVFYQRARYSKRKERERPMEIAPKDGILF